One region of Natronobacterium texcoconense genomic DNA includes:
- a CDS encoding universal stress protein, with product MYRVLLPVDTSEDRALAQAEYVSSLPEASEDVEAYILFVFQGDDEDLPDELEQFKSASRVGSVRRARERLEEAGIETTVLEDSGDAAADILDVAEEYDVDSIVLGGRKRSPVGKAMFGSVTQSVILNTDRPVAVTGSSGE from the coding sequence ATGTATCGCGTACTGCTGCCCGTCGACACCAGCGAAGACCGCGCACTCGCACAGGCTGAATACGTTTCGTCGTTGCCCGAGGCGAGCGAAGACGTCGAGGCGTACATCTTGTTCGTCTTCCAGGGCGACGACGAGGACCTGCCCGACGAACTCGAGCAGTTCAAGTCCGCCTCGCGGGTCGGCTCCGTCCGCCGTGCGCGCGAACGACTCGAGGAGGCCGGCATCGAGACGACAGTCCTCGAGGACAGCGGTGACGCTGCAGCGGACATCCTCGACGTCGCCGAGGAGTACGACGTCGACTCGATCGTCCTCGGTGGCCGGAAACGTTCGCCAGTCGGCAAAGCCATGTTCGGGAGCGTGACCCAGTCGGTCATTCTCAACACCGACCGACCCGTGGCCGTAACGGGAAGCAGTGGCGAGTGA
- a CDS encoding aminotransferase family protein: MQASDDATIPHWYDPDRPPVSITDGDGVHVTDDEGTQYLDFLSQLYCVNAGHGNQRIVDAMTEQLERVQYVSPSKRTPARAELAEELRSIAPGSLSDVVFSVSGSEANELAMQFAREYTGASKILTRWQSYHGSTYAAGALTGDPETRNAVESHAATTGVTKFLPPLSYRSPFDADSPEELAEKAANHLEYVIRNEGPDSIAAIVMEPIAGTSGAYTVPPGYFQRVRELCDEYDILLVADEVIAGFGRCGDWFGIDTEGVEPDMITFAKAVTSGYAPLAGVIAKPEITTDLREDGFPLGQTFGGHPVACAAATAAIEEYRDGLIENVREHEATFEAALATLEEEHDVVGTVRGRGFHWGVEFADPETDEPFLDPWTEDGHNPVNDVIAGAADRGVLVGSGRPTTQIVLSPPLLAGEDEIVTAVDAVSEAIDDAFE, encoded by the coding sequence ATGCAGGCCTCCGACGACGCGACTATCCCACACTGGTACGATCCGGATCGACCACCGGTGTCGATCACGGACGGCGACGGCGTCCACGTGACCGACGACGAGGGCACCCAGTACCTGGACTTCCTCTCACAGCTATATTGCGTCAACGCCGGCCACGGCAACCAGCGGATCGTCGACGCGATGACCGAACAGTTAGAGCGAGTCCAGTACGTCTCGCCGTCGAAACGTACCCCGGCTCGAGCGGAACTCGCCGAGGAACTGCGATCGATCGCGCCCGGGTCGCTCTCGGACGTCGTCTTCTCGGTGTCCGGCAGCGAGGCCAACGAACTGGCGATGCAGTTCGCCCGCGAGTACACGGGCGCGTCGAAAATTCTCACACGCTGGCAGTCCTACCACGGCTCGACGTACGCCGCGGGCGCGCTGACCGGTGACCCCGAGACGCGCAACGCCGTCGAGTCCCACGCCGCGACCACCGGCGTGACGAAGTTCTTGCCGCCGCTGTCGTATCGCTCGCCGTTCGACGCCGACTCACCCGAGGAACTCGCGGAGAAGGCGGCCAACCACCTCGAGTACGTCATCCGAAACGAGGGACCGGACAGCATCGCGGCCATCGTCATGGAGCCGATTGCTGGGACCAGCGGCGCTTACACCGTACCGCCGGGCTACTTCCAGCGAGTGCGCGAACTCTGTGACGAGTACGACATCCTGCTCGTCGCGGACGAGGTCATCGCCGGGTTCGGTCGCTGTGGCGACTGGTTTGGCATCGACACCGAAGGAGTCGAACCGGACATGATCACCTTCGCGAAGGCAGTAACGAGCGGCTACGCGCCGCTTGCCGGGGTCATCGCCAAGCCGGAGATCACGACGGACCTCCGCGAGGACGGGTTCCCGCTCGGCCAGACCTTCGGCGGGCATCCGGTGGCCTGTGCCGCCGCCACCGCCGCGATAGAGGAGTACCGCGACGGACTCATCGAGAACGTCCGGGAACACGAGGCGACGTTCGAGGCAGCGCTGGCGACGCTCGAGGAAGAGCACGACGTCGTCGGCACCGTCCGGGGGCGCGGGTTCCACTGGGGCGTCGAGTTCGCAGATCCCGAGACGGACGAACCGTTCCTCGATCCGTGGACCGAGGACGGACACAACCCCGTCAACGACGTCATCGCCGGGGCTGCCGACCGCGGCGTGCTGGTCGGCAGCGGCCGGCCCACGACGCAGATCGTGCTCTCGCCGCCGTTGCTCGCCGGCGAGGACGAGATCGTGACGGCCGTCGACGCGGTGAGCGAGGCGATCGACGACGCGTTCGAATAG
- a CDS encoding CoA-acylating methylmalonate-semialdehyde dehydrogenase has product MIQLEALSEADEVRNYVDGEWRRPSGTDERDVVDPATGDRLATVPFSSPADVDRVVEKGDEAFADWSTRPVEERIQPLFELKGLLEDHQEELAEILVRDHGKTLAEARGELRRGIENVEVACGIPSMMQGGTLLNAAPGIDESAVRKPLGVFAAITPFNFPGMIPLWFLPYAVATGNSFVLKPSEQDPLVPQRLFELIDEAGFPDGVVQLVNGGPETVNTLLAHDDVAGVSFVGSTPVAKHVYETAAAHGKRVQAQGGAKNHVVVTETADLEFAAEKTVGSSFACAGERCLANDVVLVERSVYDEFTDLVVEEARAQTVGYGLEEETDIGALVTPDHEQRVREYVDSGIEEGAELLLDGSEVSPDGYEDGNFLGPTVFGDVTPEMQIAREEIFGPVVALAAVDGVGDAIERVNDSEYGNAASLFTGRGADARTFRHRAEVGNLAVNAGTAAPMPFFHFGGRKASFFGDLHAQGEDMIHFYTDETVYIERWPDA; this is encoded by the coding sequence ATGATACAGCTCGAGGCGCTCTCCGAGGCCGACGAGGTACGGAACTACGTCGACGGGGAGTGGCGGCGACCGTCGGGAACGGACGAACGGGACGTCGTCGATCCGGCGACCGGCGACCGACTCGCGACCGTGCCCTTTAGCTCGCCAGCGGACGTCGACCGGGTCGTCGAGAAGGGGGACGAAGCCTTCGCCGATTGGTCGACTCGCCCCGTCGAGGAACGGATTCAACCGCTGTTCGAACTCAAGGGACTGCTCGAGGACCACCAGGAGGAACTGGCCGAGATCCTCGTCCGAGACCACGGGAAGACGCTCGCGGAGGCTCGTGGCGAACTCCGGCGGGGGATCGAGAACGTCGAGGTCGCCTGCGGAATTCCCTCGATGATGCAGGGCGGGACGCTGCTGAACGCCGCGCCTGGGATCGACGAGAGCGCGGTCCGCAAGCCGCTGGGCGTGTTCGCCGCGATCACGCCGTTCAACTTCCCGGGGATGATTCCCCTGTGGTTCCTGCCGTACGCCGTCGCGACCGGCAACAGCTTCGTCCTGAAGCCCAGCGAGCAGGATCCGCTCGTCCCCCAGCGACTGTTCGAACTGATCGACGAAGCCGGCTTCCCCGACGGCGTCGTCCAGCTGGTCAACGGCGGGCCCGAGACGGTCAACACCTTACTCGCACACGACGACGTCGCGGGCGTCTCGTTCGTCGGGAGCACGCCCGTCGCGAAACACGTCTACGAGACCGCGGCCGCCCACGGCAAACGCGTCCAGGCCCAGGGCGGCGCGAAGAACCACGTCGTCGTCACGGAGACAGCCGACCTCGAGTTCGCGGCCGAGAAGACGGTCGGGTCGTCGTTCGCCTGTGCCGGCGAGCGCTGTCTCGCGAACGACGTCGTCCTCGTCGAGCGGTCCGTGTACGACGAGTTTACCGACCTCGTCGTCGAGGAAGCGCGAGCGCAGACTGTCGGCTACGGCCTCGAGGAGGAGACCGATATCGGGGCGCTCGTGACGCCCGACCACGAGCAACGGGTCCGCGAGTACGTCGACAGCGGCATCGAAGAGGGTGCAGAACTCCTGCTCGACGGGAGTGAGGTCTCCCCAGACGGGTACGAGGATGGTAACTTCCTCGGCCCGACCGTCTTCGGCGACGTGACGCCCGAAATGCAGATTGCACGCGAGGAAATTTTCGGACCTGTCGTCGCGCTCGCAGCCGTCGACGGCGTCGGCGACGCGATAGAGCGGGTCAACGACAGCGAGTACGGGAACGCGGCCAGCCTGTTCACCGGCCGGGGTGCGGACGCTCGCACGTTCCGCCACCGGGCTGAGGTCGGCAATCTCGCCGTCAACGCCGGCACCGCCGCGCCGATGCCGTTCTTCCACTTCGGCGGCCGGAAAGCCTCGTTCTTCGGTGACCTCCACGCCCAGGGCGAGGACATGATCCACTTCTACACCGACGAGACGGTCTACATCGAACGCTGGCCGGACGCCTGA
- a CDS encoding IclR family transcriptional regulator, with protein MDGNNGREGAGLRGTRTSFEVLHALQELGPSRLSEIADHLEMAESTTYRHLQTLAELRYVSRDGERYQLGLRFLRLGQSARTRDPAYEMSRRQVRTLAEETEERSQFVVEDHGLGIYVHVETGSKGVSAGFGVGRQIHLHCSSAGKAILSTYSRERVDQILDRWGLPALTEQTITDRDRFYEELEGVRDRGVAFNREEHVDGLNGVAVPVERGDDLLGALVVAGPSHRLTGERFRETIPDLLLAAANELELHATYSEPERADDHVVE; from the coding sequence ATGGACGGGAACAACGGGCGCGAAGGGGCCGGGCTCAGGGGAACCCGAACGAGCTTCGAGGTGCTTCACGCGCTGCAGGAACTCGGCCCCTCGCGACTCTCCGAGATCGCCGACCACCTCGAGATGGCCGAGAGCACGACGTATCGCCACCTGCAGACGCTCGCCGAACTGCGGTACGTCTCCCGCGATGGCGAGCGCTACCAGCTCGGACTGCGATTCCTCCGGCTGGGCCAGAGCGCCCGGACGAGAGACCCTGCCTACGAAATGAGCCGACGACAGGTCCGGACGCTGGCCGAGGAAACCGAGGAGCGATCGCAGTTCGTCGTCGAGGATCACGGCCTCGGCATCTACGTCCACGTCGAGACCGGCAGCAAGGGCGTCAGTGCCGGCTTCGGCGTCGGTCGACAGATCCACCTCCACTGCTCGTCGGCAGGGAAGGCAATCCTCTCGACGTACTCGAGAGAGCGCGTCGACCAGATCCTCGATCGGTGGGGGCTGCCGGCGCTGACCGAGCAGACGATTACCGACCGCGACCGGTTCTACGAGGAACTCGAGGGGGTCCGCGACCGTGGCGTCGCGTTCAATCGCGAGGAACACGTCGACGGACTCAACGGCGTCGCGGTGCCGGTCGAACGGGGCGACGACCTCCTCGGCGCGCTCGTCGTCGCGGGGCCTTCCCACCGGCTGACCGGCGAGCGGTTCCGGGAGACCATCCCCGACCTGTTGCTCGCGGCGGCGAACGAACTCGAGTTACACGCCACCTACTCCGAACCCGAGCGAGCGGACGATCACGTCGTGGAGTGA
- a CDS encoding cupin domain-containing protein yields MKPVEFDDAETYEPDEGWQRRALAGSDQFSFEWFEKPPGHSSPMHSHENEQVCLCLEGELTVTTEDGDAVTLEKYDSVLLESDEPHKVENTGDELAVGLDVFAPGRSFDFWTDRE; encoded by the coding sequence ATGAAACCCGTCGAGTTCGACGACGCGGAGACCTACGAACCCGACGAGGGGTGGCAACGCCGCGCGCTCGCCGGCAGCGACCAGTTCAGCTTCGAGTGGTTCGAGAAGCCGCCGGGCCACAGTTCCCCGATGCACTCCCACGAGAACGAGCAGGTGTGTCTCTGTCTCGAGGGCGAACTCACAGTCACCACCGAGGACGGCGACGCCGTCACCCTCGAGAAGTACGATTCGGTACTGCTCGAGTCGGACGAACCCCACAAGGTCGAGAACACCGGCGACGAACTCGCCGTCGGGCTCGACGTGTTCGCGCCCGGCCGCTCCTTCGACTTCTGGACCGACCGAGAATGA
- a CDS encoding universal stress protein: MTRVLLPVGFDEQRTERAAEVVASLPGDPTDLEVIALEVVKEVDVIDEGGDFSSEELYEEGSFPENAAAVLAELEETGTSVTKRRAHGDIAETIVDTAADLDVDFIVVSGRERSPTGKAIFGSVTQSVLLSADCPVVTAID; encoded by the coding sequence ATGACTCGCGTGTTGCTCCCGGTCGGCTTCGACGAACAGCGAACTGAACGAGCGGCGGAGGTCGTCGCATCGCTACCCGGCGATCCCACGGACCTCGAGGTAATCGCCCTCGAGGTCGTCAAAGAGGTCGACGTGATCGACGAAGGCGGAGACTTTAGCTCCGAGGAACTGTACGAGGAGGGATCGTTCCCCGAGAACGCAGCGGCGGTTCTCGCTGAACTCGAGGAGACAGGGACGTCGGTGACGAAACGGCGGGCTCACGGTGATATCGCGGAGACGATCGTCGACACCGCCGCGGACCTCGACGTGGATTTCATCGTGGTGAGCGGCCGCGAGCGGAGTCCGACGGGCAAGGCGATCTTCGGCAGCGTGACCCAGTCGGTGTTGCTCTCGGCGGACTGTCCAGTGGTGACGGCGATCGACTGA
- a CDS encoding TIGR03885 family FMN-dependent LLM class oxidoreductase: protein MSDIGYHASHEQFAPSELLEYVELAGEYGFTDVLASDHFHPWSERQGESGFVWSWLGSAMERTEMAFGTVNAPGYRYHPAIIAQAAATLRESYPERFWLSVGSGQLLNEGITGTNWPVKGDRNDRLEESAEIMRRLWDGEEVTHEGQITVERARLYTRSETPPPLVGAALSEKTARWLGECEWTDGMITIGTPDQEGLEGRISAFREGSPDGDVYCKVQLSYDSDEDAALEGAYDQWRTNCVPGPVTQELRTPEEFDELGDEISREQVAENVRISADLDEHREWLAADLDLGVDKLILHNVNREQERFIEAFGESVIPELE from the coding sequence ATGAGTGACATCGGATATCACGCGTCTCACGAACAGTTTGCACCCTCGGAATTACTCGAGTACGTCGAGCTCGCGGGTGAGTACGGCTTTACCGACGTGCTCGCCTCGGATCACTTCCACCCCTGGAGCGAACGTCAGGGGGAGTCGGGGTTCGTCTGGTCGTGGCTCGGCTCCGCGATGGAACGAACCGAGATGGCGTTCGGGACGGTCAACGCACCCGGCTACCGCTACCATCCCGCGATCATCGCACAGGCGGCGGCGACCCTCCGGGAGAGCTACCCCGAACGATTCTGGCTGTCCGTCGGGAGCGGCCAGTTGCTCAACGAGGGAATCACCGGAACGAACTGGCCAGTAAAGGGCGATCGAAACGACAGACTCGAGGAGTCAGCCGAGATCATGCGACGGCTCTGGGACGGCGAGGAGGTCACTCACGAGGGACAGATCACCGTCGAACGGGCACGACTCTACACCCGATCGGAGACGCCACCACCCCTCGTCGGAGCAGCACTCTCCGAGAAGACCGCTCGCTGGCTCGGCGAGTGCGAGTGGACCGACGGCATGATCACTATCGGGACGCCGGATCAGGAGGGACTCGAGGGGCGCATCTCGGCGTTCCGGGAGGGCTCGCCCGACGGCGACGTCTACTGCAAGGTCCAGCTCTCCTACGACAGCGACGAGGACGCCGCGCTCGAGGGTGCCTACGATCAGTGGCGGACGAACTGTGTCCCCGGGCCCGTAACGCAGGAACTGCGAACGCCCGAGGAGTTCGACGAACTCGGCGACGAGATCAGTCGAGAGCAGGTCGCGGAGAACGTCCGAATCTCGGCTGACCTCGACGAACACCGCGAGTGGCTCGCGGCGGATCTGGACCTCGGCGTCGACAAACTGATCCTCCACAACGTCAACCGGGAACAGGAGAGGTTTATCGAGGCCTTCGGCGAGTCGGTGATACCGGAACTCGAGTGA
- a CDS encoding gamma carbonic anhydrase family protein — MVDSRTYAFEGTEPDVHEAAAVSREATVVGDVEIGADASVWPGVVLRGDVGPVRVGRETHVGDNATLHAATLEDRVMVGHGAVLNEATVEEGALVGFNATINTGATIGAGSIVAAGTVVPDGYDIPAESFVRGVPAETTPLEETGIDAEAVFEEFSSGEYTNLAQRHEELFDE; from the coding sequence ATGGTCGACAGCAGAACCTACGCGTTCGAGGGAACGGAACCCGACGTCCACGAGGCTGCGGCAGTGAGCCGGGAGGCGACCGTCGTCGGCGACGTCGAAATCGGAGCCGACGCGAGCGTCTGGCCGGGTGTCGTCCTCCGTGGTGACGTCGGGCCGGTTCGCGTCGGCAGAGAGACCCACGTCGGCGACAACGCGACGCTGCACGCCGCCACGCTCGAGGATCGCGTGATGGTCGGTCACGGCGCAGTGCTCAACGAGGCGACCGTCGAAGAAGGAGCGCTGGTCGGATTCAACGCGACGATCAATACGGGTGCGACGATCGGTGCCGGAAGCATCGTCGCCGCCGGGACCGTGGTTCCGGACGGCTACGACATCCCGGCCGAGTCGTTCGTCCGCGGCGTCCCGGCCGAGACCACGCCGCTCGAGGAGACGGGAATCGACGCCGAGGCGGTCTTCGAGGAGTTCTCCTCGGGGGAGTATACGAACCTGGCCCAGCGTCACGAGGAACTGTTCGACGAGTAA
- the thrC gene encoding threonine synthase, which yields MNRRLRCYDCGETFEVDERKRCVCGEPLWFDVDTAGFEWPDEDWTAGMWRYVDVLPVSEPIGPTPGTTPLVRAEELEEYAGCRLSLKPEGQNPTGSFKDRGTAVGVSYAAATGYDWIGTVSHGNMALSTSAYAASAGLEAAVFVPADTPPERLELIARHDPRIFRVEGDYGQLYADTLALEHGSDLDVTFVNSDTPLRVAGQKTVGYEILEEFEPDVPDAIVLPVSSGGHASGIWKAVRELEDAGLLEETPRLYFVQAGPCDPIATAYREGRDEVTPIDPGETIAVSIANSDPPSGTRTLRAARETGGAVVSVPDEATREAMDRLATTAGLSVEPSSAVALAGVRQLSESSKLAPDDDVVTVLTGSGYKERYDVDVDSRARTIDLADLEDELAAAVDG from the coding sequence ATGAACCGACGGCTACGATGTTACGACTGCGGGGAGACGTTCGAGGTCGACGAGCGGAAACGCTGTGTCTGTGGCGAGCCGCTGTGGTTCGACGTCGATACAGCGGGGTTCGAGTGGCCCGACGAGGACTGGACAGCCGGAATGTGGCGGTACGTCGACGTTCTTCCGGTCTCCGAACCGATCGGTCCGACGCCCGGAACGACGCCGCTCGTCCGCGCCGAGGAACTCGAGGAGTACGCCGGCTGTCGACTCTCACTCAAGCCCGAGGGACAGAACCCCACGGGCAGTTTCAAGGACCGGGGCACCGCCGTCGGCGTCAGCTACGCCGCGGCGACTGGCTACGACTGGATCGGTACCGTCTCGCACGGCAACATGGCACTGAGCACGAGCGCCTACGCCGCGAGCGCGGGCCTCGAGGCGGCCGTCTTCGTCCCCGCCGACACCCCACCGGAGCGACTCGAGTTGATCGCCCGCCACGACCCCCGTATCTTCCGGGTCGAGGGCGACTACGGGCAACTGTACGCGGACACGCTCGCGCTCGAGCACGGCAGCGATCTCGACGTCACCTTCGTCAACTCCGATACACCGTTGCGAGTGGCCGGCCAGAAGACGGTCGGCTACGAGATTCTCGAGGAGTTCGAGCCCGACGTACCGGACGCGATCGTCCTGCCAGTCAGTAGCGGCGGCCACGCCAGCGGCATCTGGAAGGCGGTCCGGGAACTCGAGGATGCGGGCCTGCTCGAGGAGACGCCGCGACTCTACTTCGTCCAGGCGGGGCCGTGCGATCCGATCGCGACGGCCTACCGTGAGGGTCGCGACGAGGTGACGCCGATCGATCCGGGAGAGACGATCGCCGTCTCGATCGCGAACAGCGATCCGCCGAGCGGCACCCGGACGCTGCGAGCGGCCCGCGAGACCGGCGGGGCGGTCGTTTCCGTCCCGGACGAGGCGACCCGTGAAGCGATGGATCGGCTGGCGACGACCGCTGGCCTCTCAGTCGAGCCCTCGAGCGCCGTCGCGCTCGCCGGCGTCCGGCAACTCTCCGAGTCCAGCAAACTGGCACCCGATGACGACGTCGTCACGGTCCTCACGGGCTCGGGGTACAAGGAACGATACGACGTGGACGTCGACTCTCGGGCGCGGACGATCGATCTCGCAGATCTCGAGGACGAACTCGCCGCTGCAGTCGACGGCTGA
- a CDS encoding SDR family oxidoreductase, translated as MDLQIDGNAALVTASSSGLGKASAKALAREGVNVVVNGRDEDRLEDAKAEIEDVATGKVVTQQGDLTDEDDVERLVETTVDEFGGLDHLVTSAGGPPSGPFLETDDEDWYEAYDLLVMSVVRLAREAEPYLKESDHGTIVNITSRSVKEAIDSLVLSNSVRMSVIGLEKTLSKEFAPDVRTNAVLPGPHETARIENLVEQAVERGDYDSYEEGLDDWAGNPLERVGDPMELGNTVAFLSSPASGFINGESVLIDGGSTGANL; from the coding sequence ATGGATCTACAGATCGACGGCAACGCGGCGCTGGTAACGGCGTCATCGAGCGGTCTCGGCAAGGCATCCGCGAAAGCACTCGCGCGCGAGGGGGTCAACGTCGTCGTCAACGGTCGCGACGAGGATCGACTCGAGGACGCGAAAGCGGAGATAGAAGACGTCGCGACGGGCAAGGTCGTCACCCAGCAGGGCGACCTGACGGACGAGGACGACGTCGAACGGCTGGTCGAGACGACCGTCGACGAGTTCGGCGGACTCGACCACCTCGTCACCAGCGCAGGCGGGCCGCCATCGGGCCCGTTCCTCGAGACCGACGACGAGGACTGGTACGAGGCCTACGACCTGCTCGTGATGAGTGTCGTCCGGCTGGCACGCGAGGCCGAACCCTACCTGAAAGAGAGTGATCACGGGACGATCGTCAACATCACCTCTCGCAGCGTCAAGGAAGCCATCGACAGCCTCGTACTCTCGAACTCCGTCCGGATGAGCGTCATCGGCCTCGAGAAGACGCTCTCGAAGGAGTTCGCGCCCGACGTTCGGACGAACGCCGTCCTGCCCGGACCCCACGAGACGGCTCGCATCGAGAACCTCGTCGAACAGGCGGTCGAGCGCGGTGATTACGACTCCTACGAAGAGGGACTCGACGACTGGGCGGGTAACCCGCTCGAGCGCGTCGGCGATCCGATGGAACTGGGTAACACCGTCGCGTTCCTCTCGTCGCCCGCGTCGGGGTTCATCAACGGCGAGAGCGTCCTGATCGACGGCGGCTCCACGGGGGCGAACCTATGA
- a CDS encoding fumarylacetoacetate hydrolase family protein has protein sequence MKYLARTADGRPLLGDDEGYVPLSAAVPDANAVEDVLSRAAAGTLPDLEDVPADRLEPDHVRFGPPLERFGKLWGIGLNYEDHAGDLGEDRPEEPASFMKPSTAVMGPGGPIRLPPAEQSDGVTAEAELAVVIGRACRDLEDESTVDDVVAGYLPVIDMTAEDILQRNPRFLTRAKSFDTFLVVGSAIAVPEAPLDLEELSVKTIVNDDVAAENEVRNMLFPPREIVAFHSRVMALEPGDLFSTGTPGAEPIEPGDHVRAEVERVGAVEAPVVR, from the coding sequence ATGAAGTACCTCGCACGCACCGCCGACGGCCGACCGCTGCTGGGCGACGACGAAGGGTACGTCCCGCTCTCCGCGGCCGTTCCCGACGCGAACGCCGTCGAGGACGTCCTCTCGCGAGCCGCGGCCGGAACGCTACCGGACCTCGAGGACGTGCCGGCCGACCGTCTCGAGCCCGACCACGTCCGGTTCGGCCCGCCGCTCGAACGGTTCGGCAAACTCTGGGGTATCGGTCTGAACTACGAGGACCACGCCGGCGACCTCGGCGAGGACCGTCCGGAGGAGCCAGCGAGCTTCATGAAGCCCTCGACGGCCGTGATGGGTCCCGGCGGTCCGATCCGGCTGCCGCCGGCCGAGCAGAGCGACGGCGTCACGGCCGAGGCCGAACTCGCGGTCGTGATCGGCCGCGCGTGTCGCGACCTCGAGGACGAGTCGACCGTCGACGACGTCGTCGCCGGCTACCTGCCGGTGATCGACATGACCGCGGAGGACATCCTCCAGCGGAATCCGCGATTCCTGACGCGAGCGAAGAGCTTCGACACGTTCCTCGTCGTCGGGTCGGCTATCGCCGTTCCCGAAGCGCCGCTGGATCTCGAGGAACTGTCGGTCAAGACGATCGTGAACGACGACGTCGCGGCCGAAAACGAAGTCCGGAACATGCTGTTTCCGCCGCGAGAGATCGTCGCCTTCCACTCCCGCGTGATGGCACTCGAGCCCGGCGACCTGTTCAGCACAGGTACGCCCGGCGCGGAACCGATCGAACCCGGCGACCACGTCCGTGCCGAGGTCGAGCGAGTCGGGGCGGTCGAGGCACCTGTGGTTCGCTGA
- a CDS encoding aminotransferase family protein, translating into MTLENNVFYKWGGGLEPDFPEIVEAYDEFLVTADGREIVDAAAGAAVVNLGHSLPGLEDVFSDQLADVSYLSLSHFSNETPERLAETLAERAPGDLNAVFFTNSGSEANESAFKLARAYHRERGNPHKSTIIGRWQSYHGATLGALSASGNTSRRTTYESQLKGWPHVSPAYPYRWEYEGTPEEQAIAAAGELERTIRREGPETVAAFVAEPISGSSIPAAHPHPVYYQEVRRICDEYDVLFIADEIMTGFGRTGPMFATERFDVVPDVLTVGKGLSSGYTPISAALVREEVAAAFDADDGGSFSHGHTFSGNPLSAAIANHVLERYTDDVLATGRERGAQLEETLEPLRDHPMVGEIRRAGAMIGLEFVADRETKEPFDPDLNVYERVYEEAMDRDVYTYPGSGSVDGVAGDHLMLSPPLTIGEETVETVGEVVVDAVNAVADDLAAMGELEM; encoded by the coding sequence ATGACTCTCGAGAACAACGTCTTCTACAAGTGGGGTGGCGGGCTCGAGCCCGACTTCCCCGAGATCGTCGAGGCGTACGACGAGTTCCTCGTGACGGCCGACGGTCGGGAGATCGTCGACGCCGCGGCGGGTGCAGCGGTCGTCAACCTCGGCCACTCCCTGCCTGGCCTCGAGGACGTCTTCTCCGACCAGCTAGCGGACGTCTCCTACCTGAGTCTCTCACACTTCTCGAACGAGACACCGGAGCGACTCGCGGAGACTCTCGCCGAACGAGCACCGGGTGACCTGAACGCCGTCTTCTTTACGAACTCGGGTAGCGAGGCGAACGAGTCGGCGTTCAAGCTCGCCAGGGCGTACCACCGCGAACGGGGGAATCCCCACAAGAGTACGATTATCGGCCGCTGGCAGTCCTACCACGGCGCGACGCTGGGTGCGCTGTCGGCCTCGGGTAACACGAGTCGCCGGACGACCTACGAGTCACAGCTGAAGGGGTGGCCCCACGTCTCGCCTGCCTACCCCTACCGCTGGGAGTACGAGGGGACGCCCGAGGAGCAGGCGATTGCCGCCGCCGGCGAACTCGAGCGGACCATCCGCCGTGAAGGACCCGAAACAGTCGCGGCGTTCGTCGCCGAACCGATATCGGGCTCGAGTATCCCCGCAGCACACCCCCATCCGGTCTACTACCAGGAGGTCCGACGGATCTGCGACGAGTACGACGTTCTCTTTATCGCCGACGAGATCATGACTGGCTTCGGTCGCACCGGCCCGATGTTTGCGACAGAACGATTCGACGTAGTGCCGGACGTCCTGACGGTCGGCAAGGGGCTCTCGAGCGGCTACACGCCCATCAGCGCGGCGCTAGTCCGCGAGGAGGTCGCCGCAGCGTTCGACGCCGACGACGGCGGCTCGTTCTCACACGGCCACACTTTCTCGGGCAACCCACTGTCGGCGGCGATCGCGAACCACGTCCTCGAGCGGTACACCGACGACGTACTGGCGACCGGCCGAGAACGCGGGGCACAACTCGAGGAAACGCTCGAACCACTGCGGGACCACCCGATGGTCGGGGAGATTCGACGCGCCGGCGCGATGATCGGCCTCGAGTTCGTCGCCGACCGAGAGACGAAAGAGCCGTTCGATCCCGACCTGAACGTCTACGAGCGAGTGTACGAGGAAGCGATGGACCGCGACGTCTACACCTACCCCGGATCGGGATCGGTCGACGGCGTCGCGGGCGACCACCTCATGCTCTCGCCGCCGCTGACGATCGGCGAGGAGACCGTCGAGACCGTCGGCGAGGTCGTCGTCGACGCCGTGAACGCGGTGGCCGACGACCTCGCGGCGATGGGCGAACTCGAGATGTAG